DNA from Algisphaera agarilytica:
CGGCGCGAAGCTGCAAGCCGACCAGGCCGAGTCCGACAAACGCCGCTTCCAGGCCGAGGCCGAGAAACGCCGCGCAATGGCGGTGGCACTCGAGCAGGAAAACAAGGCCGACATCGAGAAGAACCGCGCCATGGTCGTCCTCGCCGAGGCCGAAGTGCCCAAAGCCATGGCCGACGCCTTCCGCGCCGGCAACATGGGCATCATGGACTTCTACCGCATGAAGAACATCCAGGCCGACACCGAGATGCGCGACAACATCGCGGGCAACGAAGAGTGATCTAAGCGACAACCCAACAACCGCGACGCACTCGACCACAACCCAAACCACGAAAGCCCGCAGGTGCACCGCTCCTGCGGGTTTTGCTTTTCACTGCCCCAGGTACGCCATCAATTCTCCGGCATCACCCCCGCGCTTATTCCACTCGACCAACCAAGGCGAAAAGGCCCATGGCGGGTCGCGCTCGATCTCCATCACGCCAAGCGTTTCCAACACCGCGTGGGTGAGCGCCGTGATACCTTCGCCGTTCTGTGCGCTGACGAGTATCGCATCCGCCCGGCCGTCCCACGCCTCGCCCACCGCATCGGCCTTGTTCACCACCCACACATCCGGCTCTCTCGGCAATTCGGCCACCTCGGGCCAATCGTTCTCCGGGTCACGCATCAACACCAACACATCCGCCGACGCCACGACACTGCGGGCCTGTTGAATCGCGCGCTGCTCGACCGTGTCGTCGCTGTCACGCAGCCCCGGCGTGTCCAACCAACGCACCGCCACGGCGCCGCGCGTCGGGTCGCCGCCTTCGGGCACCAGCTCGACCAGGCCGCCGACCCAGTCACGCGTCGTGCCCGGAAGGTCGGCAACAACGCTGGCGGAACGGCCCACGAGACGGTTGAGCAACGTCGACTTGCCGACGTTGGGCCGACCGACGACGACGACGGTGGGCGGGGTGAGGAGGTGTTGGAGGGACTTCGGATTGGGGATTTCGGATTTCGGATCGGAAGACAGCCAGGTGCGCCAACGCGCGGGTTGCTGGGCGATCAGGTCGATCGCGGCGGGGCTGGCAGCGGTGGCGATGGCGTGGAGCATGTCCGCTTCGATCGGCGATGCCGCTTCGGGGTAGAGCGTTTGCGTATCGATGTCCGTGGCGGGCTGGACGGCGTGGGCCTTGAGCCAGGCTTCGAGTTTTTGCACCACACGCAAGCCGCCGTGGGGCATGAGTTGGGCCGTGGTCTCCGAGATGCGTCCCGCCAAGCCCTCGTCGATGTCTGCGAAGTGACACAGCCGTAAACGGCCAACCTCCCACCGATCGAGTAGCCGCGACGCCACGCGTCGTGTGTCTTGCTCTTCTCCGCGACGCGTGGCGTCACGGCTTTTGTCGTTGTCACCCGCCGACAGGGTTTCGAGCAGTCCGACCAGCTCGCCCGCTTCGCCGCTGACCTGCACGATCGCGACCGCGCCGGGTTGGTTGGCGGTGGTGATGGAGTAGTGCAGCGTCATCGTTCGTTTCGTTTCTCGGGGACGCCCAGTCGCGGCGAGGCGTCGAGCTTCGGCCGGCCGTGCGGGTAGTTGAGCAGCAGCAGGCCCAGCACCACCGCCATCGGCAACGCCCCGGGCAACAGCCGCCCCTCTATGAACGCCGACACAAAGCCCAAGATGGCGGGCAACTCAAGCAACGCGAAGAAGATCAGGTTCGCCTGAACGTATCCCTCGTCCGACACCGCGTCCTGCCGCCAGTGGGCCTTGTAAATCTGATTCCGGATGAAGTACGCGATCGGCACCACCAGCACCAGCGCCACCCAACCCACCATAAACAACAACCCCGCGAGTTGCTGTGCCGGTTCCTCGGTTTCAAAACGTTGCCCCGACACGCCCAGGAACAGGAGCATGAAAACCTGAGCCGAGACGACGGCGAGCCAGATCAGTTTGACGGGCGGCACGACGGGGCGAGGGCTGGACGGATGGTCGCCCGCCTCGCTTCCCCGATCACAATCGTCTTCACTGCGCCTCATCCGCTTGCTCCCGCGCGATGCGTAGCGTCGCTGCCAGGCCCATGAGCGTGAGGTCGGGGGCGATGCGGTCGATCAGGTCGTAGTCCTGGAAGAGCAGCGGCGCATCGCCGCCGGTGGCGACGACGAGGGGGAATTGCCCGGCGTGCTCGGCGAACTGCTCGACGAGCTCGCGGACCATGCCGCGCAGGCCGTGGAACACGCCGACCTTCATCGCCTCGATCGTGTTGTGCCCGATGACGTTTTCCGGGCGGTCGAATTCGACGTCGGGCAGCTGCGCGGTGCGCTGATTCAGGCTGTCGAGCATGAGCTGGGCGCCGGGGGCGATCGCGCCGCCGTGGAACGTGCCCGCGCCGTCGACGAAGTCGACCGTGATCGCGGTGCCGGCATCGACAACGACGCAGGTTTGTTTCAGCACGTCGTAAGCCGCGGCGGCGTTGAGCAGACGGTCTTCGCCGACCATGGCCTCGGGGTCGAGCTGTCGGCCGATGGGGATGTTGAAGTCGCGCTCGGCCAGGTGGACCTCGCGCCCGAGGTGGGCGGCCAGCGTCTTCTGGATCGGCTCGGCGATCGTGGGGTTCACCGACGACAGCAGCACGACCGCGTCGTCCTTGCCACGCAGCGGGGCGTAGGCACGATCGATCGCGTCGGTGATCTTGCCGTTGCGGTCGTTCACGAACGTGGCGGTCTCGGCGAGCTTGCCGTCGACGAATCCGCCGATGCGGGTGCGGGTGTTGCCGACGCTGACAGCGAGGAGGTTGACTTCAGACATACAAAGCAGGGAATAGGGAGTAGGGAGTAGGGAGTAGGGAGTAGGAAATCGTGGCGGGCGTGAGACGCGCTCGTGGATTTATCCTTGACGGGTTATTCGCTGGCGGGTGGTTGGCTTTTCCAACCGGGGGCGGTCTCGGGGGCGGCGTGGAGCAGGGCCCACGCTTCTTCGAGCAACTCGGTCAGGCCCACACGGGTCGCCGAGCTGAACGTGAACACCGGCTTGCCGAGTTCGTCGGCGATCATCTGCCGCGCGACCTCGTGGTCTTCGGGCCCGCCCATGAGGTCCATCTTACTTAGCGCGATGATCTCCTGCTTGTCGGCCAGGGCCGGGGAGTGCGACGCGAGCTCTTTGCGGATCACGTGGTAGTTCTCGATCGGGTCGCTGCCGTCCTCCGGCTCGGGCTCGAGCACGTGGATGAGCAGCTTCGTCCGCTCGACGTGACGCAGGAACCGCGTACCCAGCCCCGCGCCCTCGCTCGCTTTTTCGATCAACCCGGGGATGTCGGCGATGACCAGCCGGCGGTTGTACCCCTCGGGCGTACCCCCCGAGTTGTTCTTGCCGAAACCGCTGCTCAGCTCGGCGATCCCGAGTTGGGGCACCAGCGTCGTGAACGGGTAATCCGCAACCTTCGGCTCGGCAGCGCTCACCACACTCAGCAACGTGCTCTTGCCCGCGTTGGGTTTGCCCAGCAGGCCGATGTCGGCGATCAGCTTGAGTTCGAGGCGAAGATCAAACTCCTCGGCCGGCTCGCCCGGCTCGGCCTCGGTGGGGGACTGGTTCGTCGCGGTTTTGAAATACTCGTTGCCCCGCCCGCCCTTGCCGCCTTTGGCAACGGTGAAGGTCTTGCCCTCGTAATCGAGGTCGACGATCAGCTCGCCGTTTTCTTCGTTGTACACCAGCGTCCCGGGGGGCAGGCGGATGGTGAGGTCCTCGCCCTTCTTGCCGTGCTGCTGCTTGCCCCGCCCCATCTCGCCGGCCTCGGCCCGCCAGTGGTGCCGACCCGCGAAGTCCAGCAGCGTCTCCACCTCCGGGTCCGCCACGAGAATGACCGACCCGCCGTCGCCGCCGTCGCCGCCGTTGGGCCCGCCCTTGGGGATGTACTTCATGCGGAGGAACGAGGCGCACCCGTCCCCGCCCTTGCCGGACTTCACGTAGATGTTGGCGGTGTCGATGATCATGGGAACGCCCCATCCTACTCGCCCCCCGGCATCCACGCCCGGTCCTGGAATGGCACCCGGAATCGCGACCGGAACTGCACCACGAGAATCGTGTCCACTGGCCCGGTCGTGGTCTGGAACTGGTCTGGTTTTGGTGGTCTGGTCTGGGGGTAGACCAGTTGGCGGACCAGATGTCGGGCGATTGAGGCTCGGTGGGATTGAATTCGCCCATAGTTGAATCACCCACAAAAGGAACCCCTTGCTGTTGTATGCATATTTATATATTATAGGTTTTTGTACGGTTTTGATCAATCCCCCCCTTTAGCCCCGGGCTTTGCCCGGGGTCTGGGATTCAAAGGCTTTGACTGCTTGAGTGTTGGTTGCGGGGATTGGTTTTTGGGCGCTTGCCCCCCGGCAGAGCCGGGGGCTAAGGGGGCAATGAAAATGGCGGAATTCCGGGTGAACCTGTTGGCGACGATGATCACGACGACGACCTACGGGGTTTGGCTGCCCGGGGATGTGCGGGGGTACGTGGAAGACGGAAAAGTGTTGCCGGGCGATCCGCGGAAGGTGGAAGCGGCGCGGGCGTTGATGACTGCGGAGGCGGTGGTGTTGACGACGACGGAACAAGACGCGGTGTTTGATGGGCTTTGTCGCGGGGTCGTGGAATTCAACTATGAACTGCTCGCTGTTTCGGTCGAGTCGTGGCACGTCCACGTGTTGGTGTCGCATGAAACGGATGCGGTGAAGACGGTGGTGGGACGACTGAAGAACCGGATGCGTCAAGCGGTGGACGAGGTGTCACCGGGCCGGGGGAGGGTATGGGCGAAGGGGTATGACAAGCGGTACTGCTTCACCGACGCGCAGGTGCGGACGCGGATGGCGTACATCGAACGACACGCGGGTTGTCGTGCAGTTCCCCGCCCTTAGCCCCGGGCTCTGCCCGGGATCGGACTCAAAGGCGTGGCCAATAATGTGATCGAAGACGTGATCGTGTTTGGGGGCATAGGCCCAAAGTGGTTTATTTGTTGGTGGTAAAACCCCGCCCGCCCCCGGGCAGAGCCCGGGGCTAATGGGGGGCGAGTTGGTTGGGGCGGCAGCCGAGTTCGCGGTGGACGCTGCGGTAGCACTGGGCGTAGCTGCCGAAGCCGGCGGCGGTGGCGGCTTGTTCAAGGGTCAGGCGGCCGCCGCGGCCGACGAGTTCGCGGAAGAGGCGGACGCGTTGGCGGGTGCGGAAGTCGGTGAGGGTCATGCCGATCTGCCGGGCAAATAATCGCGACAGGTGGGCGCGGCTGACGTGGCACTCCTCAGCAATCGCATCGAGGTTGTCGGCGTCACGTCGGTGTGCGCGTTCGTGTAGTAGCCGCGCGGCTTTTTCCACGGCCGGGTGGAGGTGCGTCCCGGCGGGGATGTCGGCGGCGTGTTCAAACATCTGCCACGCTTCGCTCAGCAGCCAGGCGATGCCCGCCCTTCCGCGTTGGTGGGTGGTGCCTTCCAGACCGGCAACCCGACGACACAACCCGCCGAGCATCTCGGCTTCGGGCTCGGCGAGGATTCGGCCCCGCAGCTCGACGGGTTCATCACGATCGAGCAGCCGTTGCCAGTGGGATAGCCCGGCGTCCTGGCTCATCTGCCGGACGAGCGGTTCGCTGAACACCGCGACCCACATCCGCATGTCGCGGGACTGGTCGATGAGCACGTGCGGCTGCTGGGGGAGCAGCCACGTGAGTGAGTCGGTGGGCAGGCGGTAGCGCTGGCCATGGATGAGGTACTCGACCCAGCCGCGTTCGATGAGGTTGAACTCCCACTCGGCGTGCTGGTGGCCGAGGTTGGGCCCGCCGCGTGGCCCGCCGGTGTTCAGAAACAACCGCGAGGAACCCAGCTCACCGGGAGGGAGCACCTGGACCCGTGGGATATCACCATTTGCAATGTTTTGGCTTTCTGGCGGCATGGCGAGGATGAACTAACCCACAGGATAATCTGGAATCCGCAGAATGCGCGATTTGGACCATATCGCGATTTGTCATGATATGAGAATTCGTGCCATGCGGACGCGCGGGGACAAGCCCCGCGGCTAACGGGACGCCGCAATTGGGGGCGGCCATCGACTCTGATCCCATGTCTGAACCATCAGGACTCTCGCATGAACACACCGACCACTCAAACCCTCCTGAGCCGACGGTCTTTCGTAAAAGCGGCCGGTGCCGGGGCGCTGGCGTTCCCGACGCTGATTCCTTCGCGGGTGCTGGGCGACACCGCCCCGTCGAAGCAGATCACGCTGGGCTTCATCGGCGTCGGCGGGCAGGGCGTCAACGTCAACCTCAACGGCTTCCTCCCCGAGAAGGACTGCCGGGTGGTCATGGTCTGTGATGCCCACATGGGCAAGGCCCGCCAAGCACAACAGATCGTCAACGAGCGCTACGGCAACACCGACTGCCAGGCGGTGCAGGACTTCCGCGAGGTGCTGGCCGACCCGGCGATCGACGCGGTGGTGATCTCCACGCCCGACCACTGGCACGTCACCATGTCGCTGATGGCGATGCGGGCGGGCAAGCACGTGTTCTGCGAAAAGCCCACCCATAGCATCCACGAGGGGCGCATCCTCACCGACGCGTTCACCAAGAGCGACCGCGTCTTCCAGGCGGGCATCGAAGACCGCTCGGCGGTCCACTTCCACAAGATGGTCGAGTGGGTAAAGAACGGCGCGATCGGCGAACTCCAACGCGTCGAAGTCAGCATGCCCGGCGGGATGTACTACAAGATGCAGGACCCCAAGCCCGTGCCCGAAGACCTTGACTGGAACCTGTGGCAGGGCCCGGCGGCGTACCGCGAATTCTTCCCCGCCCGCATCAACCCCGGGGGATGGCGTCAGCACTCGCTCTACGCCAAGGGCGCGATCATCGATATGGGCACGCACCTGGTCGACACCGCCCAGCTCGGTGTGAACGATCCGGATGTCTGTCCGGTCGAGGTGACGGGCACCGGCGAGATCCCCGAGGGCATGCTGACCGACGTGCCGGTGAGCTACGACCTGAACTACCGCTACGGCAACGGCGTGGAGATGCACGTGTTCAACGGCTCGACCAAGGGCTGGGACCCGCAAGCCTGCGTGCTCGAATTCCACGGCAGCAAAGGCTGGATCAAACGCGTCGGCTGGGGCGGAAAGATCGAAGCCAGCGAGCGCGACATCCTGCGCAAGAAATACACGCCCGAGCAAAACAAGCACTGGACACGCCCGCCACGCGAGCAACGCGACTTCCTGGACGGCATCCAAACGGGCAAGCGCACGACCTACCCGCCGATCGACCTGCACCACATGTCGACGACGCTGCACATGGGCGTCATCTCGATCGAGCTCGGCCGCACGTTAAACTGGGACCCGCAAAGCGAGGCCTTTCTCGGCGACGACGAAGCCAACGCCAAACGCTCCCTCCCGCCGGCCCGCGACTGGGAATCTGCATCATGAAACCATGGATCATCGCCCTCGGACTCCTCTTCTGCACCGCGTCGGCGGCCGCGGAAGAAGGCTTCTACCAATACAAACACCCCGGCCACCCGGACAACCCGCTGGTGCCCGGGATGCAGTGGAAGGTCCACGACAACGACCGGCCGCACGCGCCGCGTGTGATCCCCGGCAGCTACGACGAGCAGGCGATCATGGCCCCGCCATCCGACGCGGAAATCCTGTTCGACGGCACCCACCTCGACGCGTTCAACGAGAACAAGTGGTTCCTGAAAGACGGCTACGTCATCGCGCACTGGGGCGGCCTGCAGAGCAAGAAAGCCTACGGCGACATGCAGATGCACCTCGAGTGGCGCACGCCCAACCCGCCGCTGACCGAAAAAGTCGGCGCGATGGGCAACAGCGGCATCTACATCATGGGGCTGTACGAGCTGCAGATCTACGATTCGTACAGCTCGAGGATCTACGCCGACGGCGCCGCGGGCGCGATGTACGGCCAGTGGCCCCCGCTGGTCAACGCCTCCCGCCCGCCGGGCGAGTGGCAGACGTTCGATATCTATTTCACCGCCCCGGTCTTCGACGGCGACCAGGTCATCGAACCCGCGAAGATCACCGTGCTGCACAACGGCATCTTCATCCACGTCGACACCGTACTGACCGGCCCGACCAGCCACCGCAAGCCCAAGGCCTACGAACCCCACGCCGACCGCCTGCCGTTTTATTTGCAGGGCGGCAAAAACCCCGTCGAGTTCCGCAACATCTGGGTGCGTGACCTCGAGAGCCCTTAATCGGCCGACACCACCAATCCCACCGGGATCGAACCGCGTCTCAATCGACGCGGTTTTACATATTTTTTCAAGCGCGCTTGACTTAGTGTCGATTTGACAATATCTTTTAGTATAAATAACACTAAGGAGCCCGTCATGCCCACCACCTACGACTACCCCCGCCCCGCCCTGACCACCGACTGCGTGGTGTTCGGCCTGGACCAGGAAGAGCTGATGGTGCTGCTGATTCAACGGGCCAGCGACCCGTACGCCCAGCGATGGGCGTTCCCGGGCGGGTTTGTGGAGGTCGGCGAAACGATCGACCACGCCGCCCGACGCGAGCTCGAGGAAGAGACCGGGTTGCGCGACGTGTTCCTCGAACAGCTCTACACCTTCGGCAATCCCGATCGCGACCCGCGTGAGCACGTGATCAGCGTGGCCTACTACGCCCTGGTCAACCTGCACGACCACCGCGTCCAGGCGGCAACCGATGCGTGTGACGCGGCGTGGTTTGCGGTGGACGACGTGCCCCCGCTGGCGTTCGACCACGCCACGATTCTGGATACCGCGCTCGAACGCCTGCGTGGCAAGGTCCGCTACCAGCCGATCGGCTTCGAGCTGCTGCCCGACAAGTTCCCGCTGCGGAAACTTCAGCACCTGTACGAAACCGTGCTCGGGCGGTCGCTGGATAAACGCAACTTCAGGAAGAAGATCCTCTCGATGGGGGTCCTCAAAGAACTCACCGAAGTCGAGCGTGATGTCTCGCACCGCGCCGCAAGGCTCTACCGCTTCGACAAGAAGAACTACCAGAAACGATTGAAACAAGGCTTCAACTTCGAGATATGAAACGAGGTGACCCGTGATTGGAATCCAAACGATAAAACAAGGCGAACGCGTAGCGGTCTGGACAAAAGACGGACGCGTTCAATTGATGGACGGCCCCCGACGCATCCGCACACGGGGAAGAACGATTGAACCCCTGCGAAGGATCACCGCCGACGAGCAACACTTCCTGGCGGTGCAGTTCATCGATGGCCACACCGAACACTTGGCGGGGCCAACCGAGCTCTTCATCGACCCCACGCAGCACGCGAAGATCAACAAAGAGCAGGCCACCGCACTGGATGCGGGGGTGGCGCTGCTGCTCTACACCCGCGGCGACGACGGCGAGGTGACGTGGGAAGTGGTCCGCGGACCCGCCCGGATCGTTCCCGGGCCGAACCAGTGGCTGCGCCCGCTTCCCCTGCACACCGCGGGTGAAGATGAGTATCTGGCCATCCGCTTCCGTGACGGGCGGACCGAGCACCGGCCCGGTCCCACCGCGATCCACGAAGACCCCGTGGAGCACGAAGCGGTTGAGGTCCATCAGGCGTTGCCCATCAGCACACATGAAGCGGTCGTGGTCTACGGCCGAGACGCAGAAGGCCGGGTCAACCGCCGGGTCCTCCGCGGGCCCGCTCAGTTTGTACCCGCCAGCAACGAGTGGTTACACGAGTTCCGTTGGCACGGGGCGGACCCGAAGAACCCGCGGGTGAAAGTGCCTCGGGCGTTGCGCTTCAATCGGCTGCGGGTGATCCCCGACCAGATGTATGTCGATGTCGAAGATGTCCGGACCGCGGACGACGCCCTGATAGCGGTCAAGCTGATGCTGTTCTTCGAGCTGACGGACATCGAGCGGATGCTCGACCAGACCCACGACCCGGTCGCGGACTTTTTGAACGCGGTCACCGCCGACGTGATCGATTTCGCTGCCACCCTGAATTTCGAGCAGTTCAAGGCCCGCACCGAACAGCTCAACGAGCTGGAGGCCTACCCCAACCTGACCAACCGGGCCGAACGCATCGGCTATCGTGTCAACAAGTTGGTCTACCGGGGTTACGAGGCCAGCAACAAGCTCCAGGTGATGCATGACGACGCGATCGAGGCCCGGACTCGGCTCAAGCTGGAGGGCGAAACCGAGCGGCAGGCCCAAGAGCTGGCCGATCTCAAACTCGAGCGAGAGGGCCAGCGGGACGCGATGCGTCGAGAGATGCAGCGGGAGCAGGCGGAACACACCCGCCAGCTAGAACGCGAGGCCCATACCGAGAACTTGCGTCAACGGGCCGAGGAAGCGGAACAGCAGGCCACCGGTCAAAGACTGATCAACGAGGTCGAGCTAGACCACATCAAGGCCAAGGACACCCAGCAGGCCGCCCTGCTCGGCCAGATGCAAGCGATGCAGATCGACGTCACACGGTATCTAGTGGCCCAGTACCAGAACCCCGACCGCCTGGTGCGGATCGAGGGCGGGGGCACCCCACCGGTTCACCTGCATGAGCCCGGCTAATCGCTCGGTCGC
Protein-coding regions in this window:
- a CDS encoding GTPase, encoding MTLHYSITTANQPGAVAIVQVSGEAGELVGLLETLSAGDNDKSRDATRRGEEQDTRRVASRLLDRWEVGRLRLCHFADIDEGLAGRISETTAQLMPHGGLRVVQKLEAWLKAHAVQPATDIDTQTLYPEAASPIEADMLHAIATAASPAAIDLIAQQPARWRTWLSSDPKSEIPNPKSLQHLLTPPTVVVVGRPNVGKSTLLNRLVGRSASVVADLPGTTRDWVGGLVELVPEGGDPTRGAVAVRWLDTPGLRDSDDTVEQRAIQQARSVVASADVLVLMRDPENDWPEVAELPREPDVWVVNKADAVGEAWDGRADAILVSAQNGEGITALTHAVLETLGVMEIERDPPWAFSPWLVEWNKRGGDAGELMAYLGQ
- a CDS encoding type III pantothenate kinase, whose protein sequence is MSEVNLLAVSVGNTRTRIGGFVDGKLAETATFVNDRNGKITDAIDRAYAPLRGKDDAVVLLSSVNPTIAEPIQKTLAAHLGREVHLAERDFNIPIGRQLDPEAMVGEDRLLNAAAAYDVLKQTCVVVDAGTAITVDFVDGAGTFHGGAIAPGAQLMLDSLNQRTAQLPDVEFDRPENVIGHNTIEAMKVGVFHGLRGMVRELVEQFAEHAGQFPLVVATGGDAPLLFQDYDLIDRIAPDLTLMGLAATLRIAREQADEAQ
- the obgE gene encoding GTPase ObgE, which translates into the protein MIIDTANIYVKSGKGGDGCASFLRMKYIPKGGPNGGDGGDGGSVILVADPEVETLLDFAGRHHWRAEAGEMGRGKQQHGKKGEDLTIRLPPGTLVYNEENGELIVDLDYEGKTFTVAKGGKGGRGNEYFKTATNQSPTEAEPGEPAEEFDLRLELKLIADIGLLGKPNAGKSTLLSVVSAAEPKVADYPFTTLVPQLGIAELSSGFGKNNSGGTPEGYNRRLVIADIPGLIEKASEGAGLGTRFLRHVERTKLLIHVLEPEPEDGSDPIENYHVIRKELASHSPALADKQEIIALSKMDLMGGPEDHEVARQMIADELGKPVFTFSSATRVGLTELLEEAWALLHAAPETAPGWKSQPPASE
- a CDS encoding transposase; amino-acid sequence: MAEFRVNLLATMITTTTYGVWLPGDVRGYVEDGKVLPGDPRKVEAARALMTAEAVVLTTTEQDAVFDGLCRGVVEFNYELLAVSVESWHVHVLVSHETDAVKTVVGRLKNRMRQAVDEVSPGRGRVWAKGYDKRYCFTDAQVRTRMAYIERHAGCRAVPRP
- a CDS encoding helix-turn-helix domain-containing protein, whose amino-acid sequence is MLPPGELGSSRLFLNTGGPRGGPNLGHQHAEWEFNLIERGWVEYLIHGQRYRLPTDSLTWLLPQQPHVLIDQSRDMRMWVAVFSEPLVRQMSQDAGLSHWQRLLDRDEPVELRGRILAEPEAEMLGGLCRRVAGLEGTTHQRGRAGIAWLLSEAWQMFEHAADIPAGTHLHPAVEKAARLLHERAHRRDADNLDAIAEECHVSRAHLSRLFARQIGMTLTDFRTRQRVRLFRELVGRGGRLTLEQAATAAGFGSYAQCYRSVHRELGCRPNQLAPH
- a CDS encoding Gfo/Idh/MocA family protein; the encoded protein is MNTPTTQTLLSRRSFVKAAGAGALAFPTLIPSRVLGDTAPSKQITLGFIGVGGQGVNVNLNGFLPEKDCRVVMVCDAHMGKARQAQQIVNERYGNTDCQAVQDFREVLADPAIDAVVISTPDHWHVTMSLMAMRAGKHVFCEKPTHSIHEGRILTDAFTKSDRVFQAGIEDRSAVHFHKMVEWVKNGAIGELQRVEVSMPGGMYYKMQDPKPVPEDLDWNLWQGPAAYREFFPARINPGGWRQHSLYAKGAIIDMGTHLVDTAQLGVNDPDVCPVEVTGTGEIPEGMLTDVPVSYDLNYRYGNGVEMHVFNGSTKGWDPQACVLEFHGSKGWIKRVGWGGKIEASERDILRKKYTPEQNKHWTRPPREQRDFLDGIQTGKRTTYPPIDLHHMSTTLHMGVISIELGRTLNWDPQSEAFLGDDEANAKRSLPPARDWESAS
- a CDS encoding 3-keto-disaccharide hydrolase, with protein sequence MKPWIIALGLLFCTASAAAEEGFYQYKHPGHPDNPLVPGMQWKVHDNDRPHAPRVIPGSYDEQAIMAPPSDAEILFDGTHLDAFNENKWFLKDGYVIAHWGGLQSKKAYGDMQMHLEWRTPNPPLTEKVGAMGNSGIYIMGLYELQIYDSYSSRIYADGAAGAMYGQWPPLVNASRPPGEWQTFDIYFTAPVFDGDQVIEPAKITVLHNGIFIHVDTVLTGPTSHRKPKAYEPHADRLPFYLQGGKNPVEFRNIWVRDLESP
- a CDS encoding NUDIX hydrolase, producing the protein MPTTYDYPRPALTTDCVVFGLDQEELMVLLIQRASDPYAQRWAFPGGFVEVGETIDHAARRELEEETGLRDVFLEQLYTFGNPDRDPREHVISVAYYALVNLHDHRVQAATDACDAAWFAVDDVPPLAFDHATILDTALERLRGKVRYQPIGFELLPDKFPLRKLQHLYETVLGRSLDKRNFRKKILSMGVLKELTEVERDVSHRAARLYRFDKKNYQKRLKQGFNFEI